AGAGGTTACGAGGCTTTGCTTACTTACTACGTAAAGATTGCCCCACATCTTAATGAACCGCTGTATACGAGACCCGTACGTACAGTGGTGTGAGAGGTTCTCCCCATCAGCTAACGCTGGTGGGGCAGCCTACTCGATTATAGGCATGGTTTTACTTAACCTGTCAATTTTTGTTTATATATCGCATGGAAACATACGCTTTATTGTTTTTAACTTTAACTTTTCCAATAGTATTTTTGGTAGATGAAATTTTTCCTTCAGCTTCATATTTAATAACTTGCATATAACTATTATCCTTAACCTCTATTTCAGGTACAGTGCAATTATAAGTTCCATTTCTTGGTTTTTCAGAAAAATTCGACAAATCATAGCATAAAATCATAGTGTTCTTATTTTCATTTAATTCAATGAAATCTAATTTTGATTGAGTGGGAATAGTTTTCTCTGTATTATTGCCTCCAAAATCGAGAATAAAACACCAGCCTTTATGCCAAGGTTCACAATCATCAATAGTAACATTGTATTTTGCATGGTTGCGTAATCTAAATCTAAAATCGTCAAACATATGATAAATTTGATTATCTATAATTTGAGTTTCCTTTATTATGTTGAGAGAATCACCGACAAAAGTCTTTATATCATCGTTTATCTTCACTTGGATATTATCCAATTGGGCATCTGTAAGATTCTTACCAATAATGCTGGTTTTCATGTAGCTTTCATATATATCAAAAATAGATAATAAAATTGGGTTATCGGAATTACATTTTGACTGTGACTTTCCCTCATAATGTAAAACTGTAAAATCACTATCATTCTTGTTATTGATAATTTTGTTTGTACTATTCATGTGCCAGCAGAACATTGGACTTGAGCGGATATAAGAACCATTAGCACAGATATAAGAGTAGGTTATAGTGCCGCCATTACCTGGAGGAGAAGAACAAGGACCATCACCCCATGTATGATATGATATATAGCGACGGCAACCGACTAGAAAAAGATTTGAAGAACTGTCATTTGGGTTAATTTCATTTTGAGAAATTGACTTTTTTATTCCATCATCATTGATGCCATAGTTGTTAACTGATGTAAAAATACTTACAGTAATATCGTTTGATTCTTCTTTAAGGTAAAAATCAGGGCTAACATATCTTAAAGGACTTTTTGCTGTTTTACTCCCAAAAGCATGTGGAATAATAGTTCCGGGTAACATTAGATTTTCTTCTAATCTAAAAT
This Bacteroidota bacterium DNA region includes the following protein-coding sequences:
- a CDS encoding carboxypeptidase-like regulatory domain-containing protein; the protein is MKASTRLVFLLILVFVTINTLSQNGLEGKKSIYLQLGASGGFSPNLSQPVLIPQIGLDAAIGILGFRVNGQFFKTSPEFDVNGYLDPIKSVLTISNLQEKNSNVLLGFSSYLNLGKKDLRIQPGVGLKYLMQRGATATAVYNQTPETTILKFPDGDANRNLLMIEPNIRASYGKPGQMLRFFIEAGYTIPAGKNEITYSSRTLTSVVDPRGNIDLKALLNSKQNTTTEKLLPAFASVGAGIQIKLFSGNEAKITHSNMPNNYGINDDGIKRSNEPVPGALITAEIWNEIQQNYTTALSSKTDHIGTYHFKNLKPGRYRFTTKLPGKFWDWAKKSSKEKLKESSVYFRLEENLMLPGTIIPHAFGSKTAKSPLRYVSPDFYLKEESNDITVSIFTSVNNYGINDDGIKKSISQNEINPNDSSSNLFLVGCRRYISYHTWGDGPCSSPPGNGGTITYSYICANGSYIRSSPMFCWHMNSTNKIINNKNDSDFTVLHYEGKSQSKCNSDNPILLSIFDIYESYMKTSIIGKNLTDAQLDNIQVKINDDIKTFVGDSLNIIKETQIIDNQIYHMFDDFRFRLRNHAKYNVTIDDCEPWHKGWCFILDFGGNNTEKTIPTQSKLDFIELNENKNTMILCYDLSNFSEKPRNGTYNCTVPEIEVKDNSYMQVIKYEAEGKISSTKNTIGKVKVKNNKAYVSMRYINKN